One genomic segment of Sphingomonas sp. KR3-1 includes these proteins:
- a CDS encoding methyl-accepting chemotaxis protein, protein MLAKFKIPTKILALVAIVAAVGLSMSLFGSKELQRIDSNYSDLVQNHMPVATELARANRRASDMAYAGYRALAYEGSSKTAQEADEIELANYQAGEKLLGNAERLQPSLKPQLDDFRSRLAKIHDLASRAIVLGQRNDDDGAKALLAQMDPLVSELAAVLVKFNDQIVADGRTQSVELGKSSDSTTYTMLTVSVLSILVAMGVAFFVSRSGITNPLARLQDTMRALADGNNRVEVPGTDRGDELGAMAKTVLVFRDTAQAQEAAAAAKAIADAEQKMVVDTLGHNLGEVAKGDLTASIDRDFPADYAALKANFNEALTSLRTLIGSVMESTSTIHTGSTEIAQASEDLARRTEANAASLEETSAAVTQMDQRLRAMATSAGRTVERADGAISTVSGGRAIADEAMQAMTRVNESAKGIDSVIEGLDKIAFQTRVLAMNAAVEAGRAGEAGRGFAVVADLVSALAMRAEEEAGRARDQLTATQTDIVSAVEMVEKVDSALANISSDVSEVHTLLAEMATDNAAQSTAITQISTAIGTMDQSTQQNAAMVEETSAAARNLNTEVSALSEQASRFTVGASAAMRPALRPAKAAAKKAAAYVSPVKPMPALATAGSEDWASF, encoded by the coding sequence ATGCTCGCCAAGTTCAAGATTCCGACCAAGATCCTGGCGCTCGTCGCCATTGTCGCGGCGGTCGGGCTTTCCATGTCGCTGTTCGGCTCGAAGGAGCTGCAGCGCATCGATTCCAACTATTCGGACCTCGTCCAGAACCACATGCCGGTGGCGACCGAGCTGGCCCGCGCCAATCGCCGCGCGTCGGACATGGCCTATGCCGGCTATCGTGCGCTCGCCTATGAGGGCAGCTCGAAGACCGCGCAGGAAGCGGACGAGATCGAGCTTGCCAACTACCAGGCGGGCGAGAAGCTGCTCGGCAATGCCGAGCGGCTCCAGCCCTCTCTGAAGCCACAGCTCGACGACTTCCGCAGCCGCCTCGCCAAGATCCATGACCTGGCCTCGCGCGCGATCGTGCTCGGCCAGCGCAATGACGACGACGGGGCAAAGGCGCTGCTGGCGCAGATGGATCCGCTGGTCAGCGAGCTGGCGGCAGTGCTGGTCAAGTTCAACGACCAGATCGTCGCCGATGGCCGCACCCAGTCGGTCGAGCTCGGCAAGAGCAGCGACAGCACCACCTACACGATGCTGACCGTCAGCGTGCTGTCGATCCTGGTGGCGATGGGGGTCGCCTTCTTCGTCTCGCGTTCGGGGATCACCAACCCCCTCGCCCGCCTGCAGGACACGATGCGTGCGCTCGCCGACGGCAACAACCGCGTCGAGGTGCCCGGCACCGATCGCGGCGACGAACTGGGCGCGATGGCGAAGACCGTGCTGGTGTTCCGCGACACCGCCCAGGCGCAAGAAGCCGCCGCCGCCGCCAAGGCAATCGCGGATGCCGAGCAGAAGATGGTGGTCGACACGCTCGGCCATAATCTCGGCGAAGTCGCCAAGGGCGACCTGACCGCGTCGATCGACCGCGACTTCCCGGCCGACTATGCGGCGCTCAAGGCGAACTTCAACGAGGCGCTGACCAGCCTGCGCACGCTGATCGGATCGGTGATGGAATCGACCTCGACGATCCACACCGGCTCGACCGAGATCGCCCAGGCATCGGAAGACCTGGCGCGCCGCACCGAAGCGAACGCGGCGAGCCTGGAGGAGACCTCCGCCGCCGTGACGCAGATGGACCAGCGCCTGCGCGCGATGGCCACCTCCGCCGGGCGCACCGTGGAGCGCGCGGACGGGGCGATCAGCACCGTCTCGGGCGGCCGCGCGATCGCCGACGAGGCGATGCAGGCGATGACCCGCGTCAACGAGTCCGCCAAGGGCATCGACAGCGTGATCGAGGGCCTCGACAAGATCGCCTTCCAGACGCGCGTGCTCGCGATGAACGCGGCAGTCGAAGCCGGTCGCGCCGGCGAGGCGGGCCGCGGCTTCGCGGTCGTCGCCGACCTCGTCTCGGCGCTCGCGATGCGCGCCGAGGAGGAAGCCGGCCGCGCCCGCGACCAGTTGACCGCCACCCAGACCGATATCGTCTCGGCAGTGGAGATGGTCGAGAAGGTCGACAGCGCGCTCGCCAACATCTCGAGCGATGTGAGCGAAGTGCACACGCTGCTCGCCGAGATGGCGACCGACAATGCGGCGCAGTCGACTGCGATCACTCAGATCAGCACCGCGATCGGCACGATGGACCAGTCGACCCAGCAGAATGCCGCGATGGTCGAGGAAACCTCGGCGGCGGCGCGCAACCTCAACACCGAGGTGAGCGCGCTTTCGGAGCAGGCAAGCCGCTTTACCGTTGGCGCCAGTGCCGCGATGCGGCCGGCGCTGCGCCCGGCCAAGGCGGCGGCGAAGAAGGCAGCGGCCTATGTCTCGCCGGTCAAGCCGATGCCCGCGCTGGCGACGGCCGGCAGCGAGGACTGGGCCTCGTTCTGA
- a CDS encoding class I SAM-dependent methyltransferase: MSLLIHSMSEFSDLILHSLQIAGARNIAEVGAEFGGMSQQLAAYARVAGGSLTSIDPCPKPEFIAWAGQTPEVRHIAEPSLDAMPGLRDVDAWVIDGDHNYYTVFNELRIAEELSQRDGKHFLAILHDVSWPCARRDFYYAPERIPAEHRHPHSYDAGVVPGDAGWRENRGFRGGGHFAWALQEGGPRNGVLTAVEDFRAQAGTEARPLAWAHVPAVFGLGVLFDSSAPWAPALAEMIVPWHNNKLLAALEANRLQNYLQVIEFQDRMAA; encoded by the coding sequence GTGAGCCTTCTGATCCATTCGATGTCGGAATTCTCCGACCTGATCCTCCACAGCCTGCAGATCGCCGGCGCGCGGAACATCGCCGAGGTGGGTGCCGAGTTCGGCGGCATGTCGCAGCAGCTCGCCGCCTATGCGCGCGTTGCAGGCGGCAGCCTGACCAGCATCGACCCCTGCCCCAAGCCCGAGTTCATCGCCTGGGCCGGCCAGACGCCCGAGGTGCGCCACATCGCCGAGCCGAGCCTCGACGCGATGCCGGGCCTGCGCGACGTCGACGCCTGGGTGATCGACGGCGACCATAATTACTACACCGTGTTCAACGAGCTGCGCATCGCCGAGGAGCTGTCGCAGCGCGACGGCAAGCACTTCCTCGCGATCCTGCACGACGTCTCCTGGCCGTGCGCGCGCCGCGATTTCTACTATGCGCCCGAGCGCATCCCGGCCGAGCACCGTCACCCGCACAGCTATGACGCGGGCGTGGTCCCGGGCGATGCTGGCTGGCGCGAGAATCGCGGCTTCCGCGGCGGCGGCCACTTCGCCTGGGCGCTCCAGGAAGGCGGCCCGCGCAACGGCGTGCTGACTGCGGTGGAGGACTTCCGCGCACAGGCCGGCACCGAGGCGCGTCCGCTCGCCTGGGCGCATGTTCCGGCGGTGTTCGGGCTCGGTGTGCTGTTCGACAGTTCCGCGCCCTGGGCCCCTGCCCTGGCCGAGATGATCGTGCCCTGGCACAACAACAAGCTGCTCGCCGCGCTCGAGGCCAATCGCCTGCAGAACTATCTGCAAGTGATCGAATTCCAGGACCGCATGGCCGCTTAG
- a CDS encoding alginate export family protein, translating to MASSVSLRLACSAILPLLAATPAFAQDQVKLSINGSVRARAETIDGQFRPNTPESDSFLSFRTMVAAKIDIGPLTIGGEVVDARGYGESDKSSVRTNEINDLEPAQVYLAYRPAKGVQVTVGKFSMDIGSSRLVGRTDFPNGVPTYMGAKLEAQDKHKNALVLFWTRPFTALPDTPADIYDNKAQLDRATENIEFFGGDATLARLFGTTSLEAYGYRLIEHDRATHPTRNRRLVTFGARLRRAPAKAKFDYEVEGAVQRGLARATSSVSDVRDLRVRAGFVHGEAGYTIAGKWAPRISAMFDYASGETANPNSYTRFDTLYGARRADFGPLSLYGPFGRANIVSPGVRFEAKPSKRLDLMASVRGAWLASAIDSFASTSVIDKTGRSGPFGGAQLELRARRWLVPQKLRLELGAAYLAKGPFLRDAPNAPHTADTKFGHADLSFAF from the coding sequence GTGGCCTCTTCCGTCTCCCTTCGTCTCGCCTGCTCTGCGATCCTGCCTCTCCTCGCCGCCACGCCCGCCTTCGCGCAGGATCAGGTCAAGCTTAGCATCAACGGCAGCGTCCGCGCCCGCGCCGAGACGATCGACGGCCAGTTCCGCCCGAACACGCCGGAGAGCGACAGCTTCCTGTCGTTCCGCACGATGGTTGCGGCGAAGATCGATATCGGACCGCTCACGATCGGCGGCGAAGTCGTCGATGCGCGCGGCTATGGCGAGAGCGACAAGAGCTCGGTGCGCACAAACGAGATCAACGATCTCGAGCCGGCCCAAGTCTATCTCGCCTATCGCCCGGCCAAGGGCGTGCAGGTCACCGTCGGCAAGTTCTCGATGGACATAGGCTCGAGCCGCCTCGTCGGCCGCACCGATTTCCCCAACGGCGTGCCCACCTATATGGGCGCCAAGCTCGAGGCGCAGGACAAGCACAAGAATGCGCTCGTGCTGTTCTGGACGCGGCCCTTCACGGCGCTGCCCGACACCCCGGCCGACATCTATGACAACAAGGCCCAGCTCGACCGCGCGACCGAGAATATCGAATTCTTCGGCGGCGACGCCACGCTCGCCCGCCTTTTCGGCACGACCTCGCTCGAGGCCTATGGCTATCGGCTGATCGAGCACGACCGCGCCACCCACCCGACGCGCAACCGCCGCCTGGTCACCTTCGGCGCGCGCCTGCGCCGGGCGCCGGCCAAGGCCAAGTTCGACTATGAAGTCGAAGGCGCCGTCCAGCGTGGCCTGGCGCGTGCGACCAGTTCTGTAAGCGACGTTCGCGACCTCAGGGTCCGCGCCGGCTTCGTGCATGGCGAGGCGGGCTATACGATCGCCGGCAAATGGGCACCGCGCATCTCCGCGATGTTCGACTATGCGAGCGGCGAGACCGCCAATCCCAACAGCTACACGCGCTTCGACACGCTCTACGGCGCGCGCCGCGCCGATTTCGGCCCGCTCTCGCTCTATGGCCCGTTCGGCCGCGCGAACATCGTCTCGCCGGGGGTGCGCTTCGAAGCCAAGCCGTCCAAGCGCCTCGACCTGATGGCATCGGTGCGCGGTGCCTGGCTCGCCTCGGCGATCGACAGCTTCGCCTCGACCAGCGTCATCGACAAGACCGGCCGCTCGGGTCCGTTCGGCGGGGCCCAGCTCGAGCTGCGCGCGCGCCGCTGGCTAGTCCCGCAGAAGCTGCGCCTCGAGCTTGGCGCTGCCTATCTTGCCAAGGGCCCTTTCCTGCGCGACGCGCCCAATGCGCCGCATACCGCCGACACCAAGTTCGGCCATGCGGACCTGTCGTTCGCCTTCTGA
- a CDS encoding methyl-accepting chemotaxis protein → MLRTVNSWPLAKKLLIAFSLLGALVLGMGINGYASNKVLSGVATRHVENGITGLSGLTDILADIRELRIIVYSYYNAASEKDTASLVERRAKGEAKLLADIDSYSKVAGSDFSGSVDDLRGKATALIDANKTIFDLHDKGEQAGAFAAIKGVGKDKSHDAIEAADDLLAKTRDRSAKDNAYGQSQTTFSFAMTILLSLVAFAGLIGIWLIINRTVALPMAKLTEATTVLAQGGEAEVPSRDRADELGQIANAVEQFRLGTKARAEADARSSAELQAVMATLRDTLQALSHGDLTAEITAAYPAAYAELKTNFNEAVTSLRLLISSVMESTQAIHTGSTEIAQASEDLARRTEANAASLEETSAAVAQMDERLRAMAASAGRTVERADGAISTVSGGRAIADEAVQAMTRVADSAKGIDSVIEGLDKIAFQTRVLAMNAAVEAGRAGEAGRGFAVVADLVSALAMRAEEEAGRARDQLTATQTDIVAAVEMVEKVDGALANISGDVSEVHTLLAEMANDNQAQSTAITQISSAIGTMDQSTQQNAAMVEETSAAARNLSTEVSALSDQAGRFTVGTAAVRPAMRPAPMPVPARPAKPASKKPAASYVSPVKPLPLSKPVTSGGGDDDWTSF, encoded by the coding sequence ATGCTCAGGACCGTCAACAGCTGGCCGCTTGCGAAGAAGCTGCTCATCGCCTTCTCCCTTCTCGGCGCGCTGGTGCTCGGCATGGGCATCAATGGCTATGCTTCGAACAAAGTCCTGAGCGGCGTCGCCACCCGCCATGTCGAGAACGGCATCACCGGGCTTTCCGGCCTGACCGACATCCTGGCGGACATCCGCGAGCTGCGCATCATCGTCTACAGCTATTACAACGCCGCCAGCGAGAAGGACACGGCCAGCCTGGTCGAGCGCCGCGCCAAGGGCGAGGCCAAGCTGCTTGCCGACATCGATTCCTACAGCAAGGTCGCCGGCAGCGACTTCAGCGGCAGCGTGGACGACCTGCGCGGCAAGGCGACCGCACTGATCGACGCCAACAAGACGATCTTCGACCTGCACGACAAGGGCGAGCAGGCCGGCGCCTTCGCCGCGATCAAGGGCGTGGGCAAGGACAAGTCGCACGACGCGATCGAGGCGGCCGACGACCTGCTCGCCAAGACGCGCGACCGCTCGGCCAAGGACAATGCCTATGGCCAGAGCCAGACGACCTTCTCGTTCGCGATGACCATCCTGCTGTCGCTGGTGGCCTTTGCCGGCCTGATCGGCATCTGGCTGATCATCAACCGCACCGTCGCGCTGCCGATGGCCAAGCTGACCGAAGCCACCACCGTGCTCGCGCAGGGTGGCGAGGCCGAAGTGCCGAGCCGCGACCGTGCCGACGAACTCGGCCAGATCGCCAATGCCGTCGAGCAGTTCCGCCTGGGCACCAAGGCCCGCGCCGAGGCCGATGCCCGCTCGTCCGCCGAGCTGCAGGCTGTGATGGCGACGCTGCGCGACACGCTGCAGGCGCTAAGCCATGGCGACCTGACCGCCGAGATCACCGCCGCCTATCCGGCCGCCTATGCCGAGCTCAAGACCAACTTCAACGAGGCGGTGACCAGCCTGCGCTTGCTGATCAGCTCGGTGATGGAATCGACCCAGGCGATCCACACCGGCTCGACCGAGATCGCCCAGGCCTCCGAAGACCTGGCGCGCCGCACCGAAGCCAATGCCGCCAGCCTGGAGGAGACCTCCGCCGCTGTCGCCCAGATGGACGAGCGCCTGCGTGCCATGGCCGCCTCGGCAGGCCGCACCGTGGAGCGTGCCGACGGCGCGATCAGCACCGTCTCGGGCGGCCGCGCGATTGCCGATGAAGCCGTGCAGGCGATGACTCGCGTGGCGGACAGCGCCAAGGGCATCGACAGCGTGATCGAGGGCCTCGATAAGATCGCCTTCCAGACCCGCGTTCTTGCGATGAACGCCGCGGTCGAGGCTGGCCGCGCCGGCGAGGCCGGCCGCGGTTTCGCGGTCGTCGCCGACCTCGTCTCCGCCCTCGCCATGCGCGCCGAGGAAGAGGCCGGCCGCGCCCGTGACCAGCTGACCGCGACGCAGACCGACATCGTCGCCGCGGTGGAGATGGTCGAGAAGGTCGACGGCGCGCTCGCCAACATCTCGGGCGACGTGAGCGAGGTGCACACGCTGCTCGCAGAAATGGCAAACGACAACCAGGCCCAGTCGACCGCAATCACCCAGATCAGCTCGGCGATCGGGACGATGGACCAGTCGACCCAGCAGAATGCCGCGATGGTGGAGGAAACTTCCGCCGCCGCGCGCAACCTGAGCACCGAAGTGAGTGCTCTTTCGGACCAGGCAGGCCGCTTCACGGTCGGCACCGCCGCGGTTCGCCCGGCGATGCGCCCCGCGCCCATGCCGGTCCCCGCTCGACCGGCAAAACCGGCGAGCAAGAAGCCGGCGGCATCCTATGTCTCGCCGGTGAAACCCCTCCCCCTCAGCAAGCCGGTGACGAGCGGCGGCGGCGACGACGACTGGACGTCGTTCTGA
- a CDS encoding response regulator, whose protein sequence is MTKTIYIVDDDDAVRASLHSLLSLRSDLVIRAFRSGDIFLESLPDLDPGVLLLDFHMPGSTGLDVLNSVGSDPRFVAIILTGQGNVGLAVQAMKAGALDFIEKPYEAEFLMTAIDLAFSRLEEGNEAASRVNVAETKIAKLSPRERDVLKGLIEGRSNKIIAYELDISPRTVEIYRANLMEKLEVRSLSEALRIAFAAGMFPKN, encoded by the coding sequence ATGACAAAAACGATCTATATCGTCGACGATGACGACGCCGTCCGCGCGTCGCTGCACAGCCTGCTATCCTTGCGCTCAGACCTGGTAATCCGGGCCTTCCGGTCGGGCGACATATTCCTCGAATCCTTGCCGGACTTAGATCCCGGCGTCTTGCTGCTCGATTTCCACATGCCCGGATCGACGGGGCTGGACGTGCTCAATTCGGTGGGCAGCGACCCGCGCTTCGTGGCGATCATCCTGACGGGCCAGGGCAATGTCGGCCTGGCGGTGCAGGCGATGAAGGCCGGCGCGCTCGATTTCATCGAGAAGCCCTATGAGGCCGAGTTCCTGATGACCGCGATCGACCTCGCCTTCTCCCGGCTGGAAGAAGGCAATGAGGCGGCCAGCCGCGTCAATGTCGCCGAGACCAAGATCGCCAAGCTTTCGCCGCGCGAACGCGACGTGCTCAAAGGGCTGATCGAGGGGCGCTCGAACAAGATCATCGCCTATGAGCTCGACATCAGCCCGCGCACGGTGGAGATCTACCGCGCGAACCTGATGGAGAAGCTGGAAGTGCGCAGCCTTTCCGAGGCGCTGCGTATCGCCTTTGCTGCGGGCATGTTCCCGAAGAACTGA
- a CDS encoding HAD family hydrolase has protein sequence MANQILPHALPSALDAYPGVTLLSLDCFDTLLWRDVHAPRDLFGALGEANLLQRGWAEQTARSSAAVRHRRNEVHIDEIYAELMPNARAAERAAAVQAELDAEAAHCFAFEPTVALMRAAKARGIETIIVSDTYLDEKQLRGLIAAAAGPEVAGLIGRIFCSSFYGKAKSEGLYEPVLKALKLAPEKILHIGDNKKADVDGVAPFGVNTLHLKQFTEASEQRIRLESAISSIFHPTAAGVAITHQPHRATIAAFEPHIRDAAERLGYTTLGPVLHGFDRWLVDEAAALQAQNGGTVHAVFLMRDGYLPMRVYEARGGEGHAVEISRFTATAASLGTKEAVDQYLQREILGDLNAVAKQMLLPAPEAAKLVKDNPRPAAFLKAVQEPQRMRRINQASRAFAERLVAHVRKVVNPAKGDTLMLVDLGYNGSVQNDVETLLAGALGVKVAGRYLLLREQSRSGFDKKGFIGHDDYDCAALEAMCANVAVLEQLCTAAQGSVVSYEADGSAVRRGNSIKSRQSDVRDRVQAGCLRFVRDEGSVTIRAAEPPHQAILWRRGAAGVLGRLMYVPLQEELAVLGEFEHDINLGVDNTVSLFDAATAKKGLRQRGLFYMKASERMYLPAELHGEGLSLKLSLLAHRRFALPLKYQDFVDNSISLPLIVADGSQVSTGTVTATPTHDGYFLAPIPIGDSRFSVGVQFGQLYDWVQVESATFMPVDAFLSDKVAHGTGEIEAAPSLEGMAQVAPHLFQCENEFAFMMVPPPPRQGDKPMMLAVVFRPIAARQAAAPQPAPTNALLAGAHA, from the coding sequence TTGGCCAATCAGATCCTTCCGCACGCGTTGCCGTCGGCACTAGACGCCTATCCGGGCGTGACCCTGCTGTCGCTCGACTGTTTCGACACGCTGCTGTGGCGCGACGTGCATGCCCCGCGCGACCTGTTCGGCGCGCTCGGCGAAGCCAATCTGCTCCAGCGCGGCTGGGCCGAGCAGACCGCGCGGAGCTCCGCCGCGGTCCGCCACCGCCGCAACGAAGTCCATATCGACGAAATCTATGCCGAGCTGATGCCGAACGCGCGCGCCGCCGAGCGCGCCGCGGCCGTGCAGGCCGAGCTCGATGCCGAGGCGGCGCACTGCTTCGCCTTCGAGCCCACCGTGGCGCTGATGCGTGCCGCCAAGGCCCGCGGCATCGAGACGATCATCGTCTCGGACACCTATCTCGACGAGAAGCAGCTGCGCGGCCTGATCGCCGCTGCCGCCGGCCCGGAAGTAGCCGGGCTGATCGGCCGCATCTTCTGCTCGTCCTTCTACGGCAAGGCCAAGAGCGAAGGCCTGTACGAGCCGGTGCTCAAGGCACTGAAGCTCGCGCCGGAGAAAATCCTGCACATCGGCGACAACAAGAAGGCGGACGTCGACGGCGTCGCCCCTTTCGGCGTCAACACGCTGCACCTGAAGCAGTTCACCGAGGCGAGCGAGCAGCGCATCCGCCTGGAGAGCGCGATCAGTTCGATCTTCCATCCGACCGCCGCTGGCGTGGCGATCACCCACCAGCCGCACCGCGCGACGATCGCCGCGTTCGAGCCGCACATCCGCGACGCTGCCGAGCGGCTGGGCTACACCACGCTCGGCCCGGTGCTGCACGGGTTCGACCGCTGGCTGGTCGACGAGGCCGCAGCGCTGCAGGCGCAGAATGGCGGCACGGTGCACGCCGTGTTCCTGATGCGCGACGGGTATCTGCCGATGCGCGTCTATGAGGCGCGCGGCGGCGAGGGCCATGCCGTCGAGATCAGCCGCTTCACCGCCACCGCCGCTTCGCTCGGCACCAAGGAAGCGGTCGACCAGTATCTCCAACGCGAGATCCTGGGCGACCTGAACGCCGTCGCCAAGCAGATGCTGCTGCCTGCCCCGGAGGCGGCCAAGCTGGTCAAGGACAATCCCCGCCCGGCCGCCTTCCTGAAGGCCGTGCAGGAGCCGCAGCGCATGCGCCGGATCAACCAGGCGTCGCGTGCCTTCGCCGAGCGGCTGGTCGCGCATGTCCGCAAGGTAGTGAACCCCGCCAAGGGCGACACGCTGATGCTGGTCGATCTGGGCTATAACGGCTCGGTCCAGAACGATGTCGAGACGCTGCTCGCCGGCGCGCTCGGCGTAAAGGTCGCCGGCCGCTATCTGCTGCTGCGCGAGCAGTCGCGCTCGGGCTTCGACAAGAAGGGCTTTATCGGTCACGATGACTATGACTGCGCCGCACTCGAAGCGATGTGCGCCAACGTCGCCGTGCTCGAGCAGCTCTGCACCGCAGCCCAAGGCTCGGTGGTCAGCTATGAGGCCGATGGCAGTGCCGTCCGCCGCGGCAACTCGATCAAGTCGCGCCAGTCGGACGTGCGCGACCGGGTCCAGGCCGGCTGCCTGCGATTCGTGCGCGACGAGGGCAGCGTGACGATCCGCGCCGCCGAGCCGCCGCACCAGGCGATCCTGTGGCGCCGCGGCGCGGCGGGCGTGCTCGGCCGGCTGATGTACGTGCCGCTGCAGGAAGAGCTGGCGGTGCTCGGCGAGTTCGAGCACGACATCAACCTGGGCGTCGACAACACCGTCTCGCTGTTCGACGCGGCCACCGCGAAGAAGGGCCTGCGCCAGCGCGGGCTGTTCTACATGAAGGCATCCGAGCGGATGTACCTGCCGGCCGAGCTGCATGGCGAGGGCCTGTCGCTCAAGCTCAGCCTGCTCGCGCACCGCCGCTTCGCGCTGCCGCTGAAGTACCAGGATTTCGTCGACAATTCGATTTCGCTGCCGCTGATCGTGGCCGATGGCAGCCAGGTCTCGACCGGCACCGTCACCGCCACGCCGACGCATGACGGTTATTTCCTCGCCCCGATCCCGATCGGCGACAGCCGCTTCTCGGTGGGCGTCCAGTTCGGCCAGCTCTATGACTGGGTGCAGGTGGAAAGCGCTACCTTCATGCCGGTCGACGCCTTCCTCAGCGACAAGGTTGCGCACGGCACCGGCGAGATCGAGGCGGCGCCGTCGCTCGAGGGCATGGCCCAGGTCGCACCGCATCTCTTCCAGTGCGAGAACGAGTTCGCCTTCATGATGGTCCCGCCGCCGCCGCGGCAGGGCGACAAGCCGATGATGCTGGCGGTCGTGTTCCGCCCGATCGCCGCGCGCCAGGCAGCTGCGCCGCAGCCCGCCCCCACCAATGCCCTTCTTGCAGGAGCCCACGCGTGA
- the flaF gene encoding flagellar biosynthesis regulator FlaF — MTLSAYQAARARAETPRSAELRLLGEITGQMMEAEERGLKGALLMPSLHRNREMWNAFHNDCNDPNNSLPRELRAQIVSLALWVDRFTSDVIAGRERIRELIDVNRTIMEGLRMPQRIAA, encoded by the coding sequence ATGACCCTTAGTGCCTATCAGGCGGCCCGTGCCCGGGCCGAAACGCCGCGTTCGGCAGAGCTCAGGCTTTTGGGCGAGATTACCGGTCAGATGATGGAAGCGGAGGAGCGCGGCCTGAAGGGCGCGCTGCTGATGCCGTCGCTGCATCGGAACCGCGAGATGTGGAACGCCTTCCACAATGACTGCAACGATCCGAACAACAGCCTGCCGCGCGAGCTGCGCGCGCAGATCGTCTCGCTGGCGCTGTGGGTCGACCGCTTCACCAGCGACGTGATCGCCGGCCGCGAGCGGATCCGCGAGCTGATCGACGTCAACCGCACGATCATGGAAGGCCTGCGCATGCCCCAGCGCATCGCAGCCTGA
- a CDS encoding DUF6624 domain-containing protein, whose product MRALLLVLAFLANTASAQSLPPQIASHVRDGYFDPGDYAWLRGSLPGANAAEVAHWQAIKAYLDSCRANPPRDEAALAALGYHAPADYWSAYATDVCSEVMMAGWTAQDFKDWPSYSRALATALPVYHTYLFAVRQAASAAPNSLGELRDQLHVAVIPDQVLRMATVWGQGDAADAPALDPDSRRVLIALLWRAIRDQDHRNTAWLKTVVAQHGWPTISAVGKLAAGNAWLLVQHADDDPIFQLRMLKLMEPLLARREVDGRNYALLYDRVMLPLTGKQRYGSQFVCGETGWRPRPLEDEAGVEEWRKSVGLQPLAEYRKSLIAAYGEQCAH is encoded by the coding sequence TTGCGCGCGCTGCTGCTCGTTCTCGCGTTTCTCGCCAATACTGCATCCGCGCAGTCGCTGCCGCCGCAGATCGCCAGCCATGTGCGCGACGGGTATTTCGACCCCGGCGACTATGCGTGGCTGCGCGGCAGCCTGCCTGGCGCCAACGCGGCGGAGGTTGCCCACTGGCAGGCGATCAAGGCCTATCTCGACAGCTGCCGCGCCAATCCTCCGCGCGACGAAGCAGCACTGGCGGCACTGGGCTATCATGCCCCGGCCGATTATTGGTCCGCCTATGCGACCGACGTCTGCAGCGAGGTCATGATGGCCGGCTGGACCGCGCAGGACTTCAAGGACTGGCCGAGCTATTCGCGTGCCCTGGCGACCGCGCTTCCGGTCTATCACACCTATCTGTTCGCCGTCCGCCAGGCGGCATCCGCCGCGCCCAACAGCCTGGGGGAGTTGCGGGACCAGTTGCACGTCGCGGTCATTCCCGACCAGGTGCTACGAATGGCAACGGTGTGGGGCCAGGGCGATGCAGCGGATGCGCCGGCACTCGACCCGGACAGCCGCCGCGTGCTGATCGCGCTGCTCTGGCGCGCCATCCGCGACCAGGATCATCGCAATACCGCCTGGCTCAAGACCGTGGTCGCACAGCACGGCTGGCCGACCATCTCGGCGGTGGGCAAGCTTGCCGCCGGCAATGCCTGGCTGCTCGTGCAGCACGCCGACGACGACCCGATCTTCCAGCTCAGGATGCTCAAGCTGATGGAGCCGTTGCTCGCGCGCCGGGAAGTCGACGGCCGGAACTATGCCCTGCTGTACGACCGCGTGATGCTGCCGCTCACGGGAAAGCAGCGCTACGGATCGCAGTTCGTCTGCGGTGAGACGGGCTGGCGTCCCCGGCCGCTAGAAGACGAGGCAGGGGTGGAGGAGTGGCGGAAATCGGTCGGCCTGCAGCCGCTGGCCGAATATCGCAAATCGCTGATCGCCGCTTATGGCGAGCAGTGCGCGCATTGA